A single window of Bacteroidales bacterium DNA harbors:
- the recG gene encoding ATP-dependent DNA helicase RecG, whose product MQELQSDIQFLKGVGPKRAELLNNELNIFTFRDLLYYYPFRYIDRSKFYKVKDIKESLPNIQSKGIISNFKTKGTKYKQVLTAEFSDETGTIELIWFKGIKWVLQNLESGNEYIIFGKPARYGRKINIAHPEIDSPEDAKKKMSSNLQAVYSSTEKLNKKNINSKVFNKILSSVFEKLNTKLPETLPGFLIQKLKLISHHEAIRNIHFPKDNYTLQKAIFRLKFEELFFIQLSVLQIKYNRKIIFKGYEFPKVGDFFNRFFNEKLPFELTGAQKRVIKEIRKDFASGKQSNRLLQGDVGSGKTLVALMLMLIALDNGFQASIMAPTEILAQQHFISINKFLKGLNVSISLLTGSTKQKDRRILHENLQNGNINILIGTHALIEDTVKFHNLGLVVIDEQHRFGVAQRAKMWKKNKRPPHMIVMTATPIPRTLSMTIYGDLDISIIDELPPGRKKIKTIHSYDAKRLPVFKFVRDQIKSGRQIYIVYPLIYESENFEYKDLEDGLESISRAFPPPEYAISVVHGQMKPEEKEASMNLFVKGITNIMIATTVIEVGVDVPNATVMIIESAERFGLSQLHQLRGRVGRGAEQSYCILMTSYKLSKEAKIRINTMVETNDGFKIAEVDMKLRGPGDTEGTRQSGLPFELKLANLTQDYKILELARHSAIDILDDDSELKEDKNQILVRQLKRIKTANQNWGVIS is encoded by the coding sequence ATGCAAGAACTTCAAAGCGACATACAATTCCTGAAAGGCGTAGGACCAAAACGTGCAGAACTTCTGAATAATGAATTAAACATATTCACTTTCAGAGACTTATTGTATTATTATCCGTTCAGATATATTGACAGATCAAAGTTTTACAAAGTAAAAGACATTAAAGAAAGCTTGCCTAATATTCAATCAAAAGGAATTATCAGCAACTTTAAAACCAAAGGAACAAAATACAAACAAGTTCTTACGGCAGAATTTTCAGACGAAACCGGCACAATTGAACTAATTTGGTTTAAAGGAATAAAATGGGTTCTTCAAAATCTTGAATCCGGAAATGAATATATTATTTTCGGAAAACCGGCAAGATACGGAAGAAAAATAAATATTGCTCATCCTGAAATTGACAGTCCGGAAGATGCAAAAAAGAAAATGTCATCAAATTTGCAAGCAGTATATTCCTCAACCGAAAAACTGAATAAAAAGAATATAAATTCAAAAGTTTTCAATAAGATATTATCAAGCGTTTTTGAGAAATTAAATACAAAACTTCCCGAAACACTTCCCGGTTTTCTTATTCAGAAGCTAAAACTTATTTCGCACCACGAAGCAATTAGAAATATTCATTTCCCGAAAGATAATTATACACTTCAAAAAGCAATATTCAGATTGAAATTTGAAGAACTTTTTTTTATACAATTAAGTGTTCTGCAAATAAAATATAACAGAAAAATTATATTTAAAGGATATGAATTTCCGAAAGTAGGAGATTTTTTTAACAGATTTTTCAACGAAAAACTTCCGTTCGAACTTACCGGTGCACAAAAAAGAGTAATAAAAGAAATAAGAAAAGATTTTGCATCCGGTAAGCAGTCCAACAGACTTTTACAAGGCGATGTCGGAAGCGGAAAAACATTAGTTGCCCTAATGTTGATGTTAATTGCTCTCGATAACGGATTTCAAGCAAGCATAATGGCACCTACCGAAATTCTTGCACAACAACATTTTATAAGTATTAATAAATTCCTTAAAGGGCTTAACGTAAGCATTTCATTATTAACAGGTTCTACAAAACAAAAAGACAGGAGAATTTTGCATGAAAACTTACAAAACGGAAACATAAATATATTAATAGGAACACACGCACTAATTGAAGATACGGTAAAGTTTCATAATCTCGGGCTTGTAGTAATTGACGAACAGCATCGTTTCGGAGTTGCACAGAGAGCAAAAATGTGGAAAAAAAACAAACGCCCGCCGCACATGATTGTTATGACAGCAACACCAATCCCAAGAACTTTATCAATGACAATTTACGGTGATTTGGATATCTCAATTATTGATGAACTTCCGCCGGGAAGAAAAAAAATAAAAACAATTCATTCCTATGATGCCAAAAGATTACCCGTTTTTAAGTTCGTAAGAGATCAAATTAAATCCGGCAGACAAATATATATTGTATATCCTTTAATTTACGAATCCGAAAATTTTGAGTATAAAGATTTAGAAGACGGACTGGAAAGCATAAGCAGAGCATTTCCGCCGCCTGAATATGCAATAAGCGTTGTTCACGGGCAAATGAAACCCGAAGAAAAAGAAGCTTCAATGAATCTTTTTGTAAAAGGAATAACAAATATTATGATTGCAACTACCGTTATTGAAGTCGGGGTCGATGTTCCCAATGCAACTGTTATGATTATTGAAAGTGCCGAACGTTTCGGATTGTCGCAACTTCATCAACTTCGCGGAAGAGTAGGAAGAGGAGCCGAGCAATCATATTGTATTTTAATGACATCCTATAAATTGTCAAAAGAGGCAAAAATAAGAATTAATACAATGGTTGAAACCAACGACGGATTTAAAATTGCCGAAGTTGACATGAAACTTCGCGGACCGGGCGATACGGAAGGAACACGTCAAAGCGGTTTGCCTTTTGAATTAAAATTGGCAAATTTAACACAGGATTATAAAATTTTGGAACTTGCCCGGCATTCGGCAATTGATATTTTAGACGATGACTCTGAATTAAAAGAAGATAAAAACCAAATACTTGTAAGGCAATTAAAAAGAATTAAAACTGCAAACCAAAATTGGGGAGTAATCAGTTAA
- a CDS encoding DnaJ domain-containing protein: MVKLYIELGEYRELISIILTFFILAIISFSFFKYSRQNNSNDRNKDFKIPVWLLRAHVAKFIFNTSFEFNDVTKAYTSFLKKYFSTLELDFKYETKQLELLVKNNINVEKTIKEGNKVTHKKKLLILVFLFNASVRNGKIYDKELQYLNKVYKDLGIAYQVFINIKLNYIKEEKKSATIYGNHFLKDKLLNSYKVLGCNENSDIKIVKEAYRTLAKKYHPDLNSGLSKKQTELNITKFQKITDAYNYIKEFHFLNKKKGI; the protein is encoded by the coding sequence ATGGTTAAATTATACATTGAATTGGGTGAATACAGAGAATTAATCAGTATAATATTAACTTTCTTTATATTAGCAATTATTTCCTTTTCATTTTTCAAATATTCAAGGCAAAATAACTCAAACGACAGAAATAAAGATTTCAAAATTCCTGTTTGGTTATTGCGAGCACATGTTGCAAAGTTTATTTTTAACACTTCTTTTGAATTTAATGATGTTACAAAAGCTTATACTTCTTTTCTTAAAAAATATTTCAGCACATTAGAACTTGACTTTAAATATGAAACAAAGCAATTAGAATTATTAGTTAAAAATAATATTAATGTTGAAAAAACAATAAAGGAAGGGAATAAAGTTACTCACAAAAAAAAGTTGTTGATTCTTGTATTTTTGTTTAATGCTTCTGTCAGGAACGGTAAAATTTATGATAAAGAATTGCAATATTTAAATAAAGTATATAAAGATTTAGGAATAGCTTATCAAGTATTTATAAATATAAAACTCAACTATATTAAAGAAGAAAAAAAATCTGCAACTATTTACGGCAATCATTTTTTAAAAGATAAATTATTAAATTCATACAAAGTATTAGGATGCAATGAAAACTCTGACATAAAAATTGTTAAAGAAGCATACAGAACACTTGCAAAAAAATATCACCCTGATTTAAACTCAGGACTTTCAAAAAAACAAACAGAACTGAATATTACAAAATTTCAAAAAATAACAGATGCTTACAATTATATCAAAGAATTTCATTTTCTCAACAAAAAAAAGGGTATTTGA
- a CDS encoding S9 family peptidase — protein MKAKQIPLEDFFKNPDKTSYKISPDGKFYSYMAPYEKRMNIFIREREKDDVKRLTSETDRNIAGYFWPNNEQILYLKDNGGDENYKIYLANINGNEPVCLTDFDGVRSMIIDDLPDIPNEVIISMNKRNPQLFDPYRLYLDNGKIELLAENPGNIQGWLFDHEGKLRVATAVSGTNSSILYRETEEDDWKTIITTDFKESFSPHFFTFDNKNLIGSSNIGRDKSAIIEFDLTEGKESKILYENNEYDVESVSYSEKRKVLTSASFTSWKRERYFFDEETKADYEFLEKELEGYEIAITGENKEENIFIVRTYSDKSLGAYYIYEKESDKVEKITDVSPWIDENEMANQLPIEYKSRDGLTIHGYLTLPKGYTMDNAENLPVVVNPHGGPWARDGWGFNPEIQFLANRGFAVLQMNFRGSTGYGRKFWEASFKKWGKEMQDDITDGTKWLIDKGIADPDKIAIYGGSYGGYATLMGLVKEPDLYAAGVDYVGVSNLFTFMKTIPPYWAPFLPMMYEMTGNPVEDSIYFREVSPVFHVDKIKAKLFIAQGANDPRVNKDEADQMVEAMRERGIEVEYMVKDDEGHGFRNEENRFDFYRAMEKFLTKNLLDSTKVE, from the coding sequence ATGAAAGCAAAACAAATTCCGTTAGAGGATTTCTTTAAGAATCCGGATAAAACATCGTATAAAATTTCTCCTGACGGAAAATTTTATTCCTACATGGCTCCTTATGAAAAAAGAATGAATATTTTTATTCGAGAAAGGGAAAAAGATGATGTTAAAAGATTAACAAGTGAAACAGACAGAAATATTGCAGGTTATTTTTGGCCTAATAATGAACAAATCTTATACTTAAAAGATAACGGAGGCGATGAAAATTATAAAATTTATTTGGCAAATATAAACGGAAACGAACCTGTTTGCTTAACTGATTTTGACGGGGTTCGTTCAATGATTATTGATGATTTGCCTGACATCCCGAATGAAGTAATAATTTCAATGAATAAAAGAAACCCGCAACTTTTTGACCCTTACAGGTTATATTTAGATAACGGAAAAATAGAACTTCTTGCCGAAAATCCCGGGAATATTCAAGGATGGCTTTTTGACCATGAAGGCAAATTACGTGTTGCAACAGCTGTTTCGGGAACTAATTCAAGCATTCTTTACAGAGAAACGGAAGAAGATGATTGGAAAACCATTATAACAACCGATTTTAAAGAAAGTTTCAGTCCTCATTTCTTCACTTTTGATAATAAAAACTTGATAGGTTCTTCAAATATAGGAAGAGATAAAAGTGCGATTATTGAATTTGATTTAACAGAAGGAAAAGAATCAAAAATTTTGTATGAAAATAATGAATATGATGTTGAAAGTGTTTCATATTCCGAAAAACGGAAGGTATTAACATCTGCATCTTTTACATCTTGGAAAAGAGAGCGGTATTTTTTTGATGAGGAAACAAAAGCAGATTATGAATTTTTAGAAAAAGAGTTAGAAGGATATGAAATTGCAATTACCGGAGAAAATAAAGAAGAAAATATTTTTATAGTAAGAACATACAGCGACAAATCTTTAGGGGCATATTATATTTATGAAAAGGAATCGGATAAAGTTGAAAAAATAACAGATGTAAGCCCTTGGATTGATGAAAATGAAATGGCAAATCAACTTCCGATTGAATATAAATCAAGAGACGGATTAACTATTCACGGTTATCTTACTTTGCCTAAAGGCTATACTATGGATAATGCCGAAAATCTTCCGGTAGTTGTTAATCCTCACGGAGGACCGTGGGCAAGAGACGGCTGGGGATTTAATCCTGAGATTCAATTTTTGGCTAACAGAGGTTTTGCTGTTTTGCAGATGAATTTCAGAGGTTCAACAGGCTACGGCAGAAAATTTTGGGAGGCATCTTTCAAAAAATGGGGAAAAGAAATGCAAGATGATATTACCGACGGTACAAAATGGTTAATTGATAAAGGAATTGCCGACCCGGATAAAATTGCTATATACGGAGGAAGTTACGGAGGATATGCAACTTTAATGGGGCTTGTAAAAGAACCTGATTTATATGCCGCCGGAGTTGATTATGTCGGTGTTTCAAATTTATTTACTTTTATGAAAACAATACCTCCTTATTGGGCACCGTTTTTACCTATGATGTATGAAATGACCGGTAATCCTGTTGAAGACAGTATTTATTTCAGAGAAGTATCGCCGGTTTTTCATGTAGATAAAATTAAAGCAAAATTATTTATTGCACAAGGAGCAAATGATCCGAGAGTAAATAAAGATGAAGCCGATCAAATGGTTGAAGCAATGAGAGAAAGAGGAATTGAAGTTGAATATATGGTAAAAGATGATGAAGGACACGGTTTCAGAAACGAAGAAAACAGATTTGATTTTTACAGAGCAATGGAAAAGTTTTTAACTAAAAACCTTTTGGATTCGACAAAAGTTGAATAA